In one window of Pseudorasbora parva isolate DD20220531a chromosome 7, ASM2467924v1, whole genome shotgun sequence DNA:
- the LOC137082539 gene encoding cysteine-rich venom protein ENH1: MFAVSVCILGLLHMGTACNWVSVCTDLTSVQQEIVDVHNDFRRAVNPTASNMLKMSWSDAVAQSARGWIDQCNMTHGPPSSRVMDGYEMGENLFKGSGLNSWTKVINAWHSEVNNYEYPSRSVNGQPTGHYTQVVWYSSYEVGCAMTQCGKFFFYGCHYYRAGNYRGVPPYSLGTPCASCPGNCQDNLCTNPCPYINKYTNCDALKALASCGHAFVRQNCPASCLCEDKIIPIARK, from the exons ATGTTTGCCGTGTCAGTTTGTATCTTGGGATTGCTCCATATGGGCACTGCCTGCAATTGGGtga GCGTCTGCACAGACCTGACGTCTGTCCAGCAGGAGATCGTGGATGTGCACAACGACTTTCGGAGGGCTGTGAATCCGACGGCCAGCAACATGCTGAAAATG AGTTGGAGCGATGCAGTGGCACAGTCGGCTCGAGGCTGGATCGATCAGTGTAACATGACACACGGGCCGCCGAGCAGCCGTGTGATGGACG GATATGAAATGGGTGAGAATCTCTTCAAGGGGTCTGGACTTAATTCATGGACTAAAGTGATAAATGCCTGGCATAGCGAAGTCAACAATTATGAATATCCCAGCAGATCCGTCAACGGTCAACCAACTGGACATTACACACAG gtGGTGTGGTACAGCTCGTATGAGGTCGGCTGCGCCATGACTCAGTGTGGAAAATTCTTCTTCTACGGATGTCATTACTACCGCGC AGGGAATTACAGAGGAGTGCCTCCGTACTCGCTCGGTACTCCATGTGCCTCCTGCCCGGGCAACTGCCAAGACAATCTGTGCA CCAACCCGTGTCCGTACATCAACAAGTACACCAACTGCGATGCCTTGAAGGCACTGGCCTCCTGTGGTCACGCCTTCGTGAGGCAGAACTGTCCCGCCAGTTGCCTGTGCGAAGACAAAATCATCCCTATTGCGAGGAAATGA